A region of Planctomycetia bacterium DNA encodes the following proteins:
- the purL gene encoding phosphoribosylformylglycinamidine synthase subunit PurL, whose amino-acid sequence MLWEVDVHPREEAADHAARAVVAGARELGIPGCSRAKTAAGWLIEGSLSRDDVERLAAEVLADPVTESFTLDEAGAGPLCAGPADLPTIVHVLPRAGVTDPAAQSAHEAFGLLGIRPTAVRSVRKYWLPRLPEADAARLAWKLLASEAIHDVVVGPLPLRSLAGGRPWQFVRDTVRLAGLDDAALAMLSRDRCLALTVRELHAIRDHFQSLGRDPFEIELETIAQTWSEHCCHKTLGSGIDHVGPAGAARYDNLLKETVFAATRKVREALGSRDWCVSVFRDNSGVVRFDGDHDICVKVETHNHPSAIEPYGGAATGLGGVIRDVLGTGLGARPIANLDVFCVGDPDTPAAALPPGVIPPRRLLAGVVAGVRDYGNRMGIPTIAGAVAYDPGYLGNPLVFCGTVGIMPRGNAEAAVQAGDLVVVAGGRTGRDGIHGATFSSIELSTASESQSGGAVQIGHAINEKILTDFVLEASRQRLFNAITDCGAGGLSSAVGEMAATLGAEVDLDRAPLKYDGLSATEVWISEAQERMVLAVPPASWPQLAAVAAAEGVEATAIGTFTGSGRIVLRWQGAVAGELDCGFLHEGRPKQRLRSRFTAAVAEPAIWSGKADGAAAVGACLLDVLRLPDVASKEWIIRQYDHEVQGCSVLKPLLGPGAGPADGTVVRGVLGRNRGIVLGVGLRHRLGRIDPYQMAAGGIVEAIGNVVAAGADPDRIALLDNFCWGDTRREESLGTLVEACRACHDMALAFMAPFVSGKDSLNNVFAWTDAAGRQQELSIPPTLLATAVGQVNDVRGVVSPDLKAAGNRLAIVGATRADLVGTQLELTGRVRGGGLPTVEPAACRAAWAALAAARSAGLLAACHDCSDGGLAAAVAEMAIGGGRGAWIELALVPRAGTGPFPDLALAFAETPGRFICEVRPEHGPAFAAQMDRMAGVTWGWIGTVGAEPVVEIVATDGSLDTLPVDRLAAAWRREDR is encoded by the coding sequence ATGCTGTGGGAAGTTGACGTCCATCCCCGGGAAGAGGCGGCGGACCATGCGGCTCGGGCGGTCGTGGCGGGAGCGCGCGAACTCGGCATCCCCGGCTGCAGCCGGGCGAAGACCGCGGCCGGCTGGCTGATCGAGGGAAGCCTGTCGCGGGACGACGTCGAGCGGCTCGCCGCCGAGGTGCTCGCCGATCCGGTCACCGAGTCGTTCACCCTCGACGAAGCGGGCGCCGGGCCGCTCTGCGCCGGCCCCGCCGACCTCCCCACGATCGTGCACGTGCTGCCGCGGGCGGGGGTCACCGATCCGGCCGCGCAGTCGGCCCACGAGGCCTTCGGCCTGCTCGGCATCCGCCCCACCGCGGTCCGCAGCGTGCGCAAGTACTGGCTGCCGCGGCTGCCCGAGGCCGATGCCGCGCGGCTCGCCTGGAAACTGCTCGCCAGCGAGGCGATCCACGACGTCGTGGTCGGCCCCCTGCCGCTGCGGTCGCTGGCCGGGGGCAGGCCGTGGCAGTTCGTCCGCGACACCGTCCGGCTCGCCGGACTCGACGATGCCGCGCTGGCGATGCTCAGCCGCGACCGCTGCCTGGCCCTCACCGTCCGCGAGCTGCATGCCATCCGCGACCACTTCCAGTCCCTCGGCCGCGATCCCTTCGAGATCGAGCTGGAGACGATCGCGCAGACCTGGAGCGAGCACTGCTGCCACAAGACGCTCGGCAGCGGCATCGACCACGTCGGGCCGGCGGGCGCGGCGCGGTACGACAACCTCCTCAAGGAGACCGTGTTCGCCGCCACGCGGAAGGTTCGCGAGGCGCTCGGCAGCCGCGACTGGTGCGTGAGCGTGTTCCGTGACAACTCGGGCGTGGTCCGCTTCGACGGCGACCACGACATCTGCGTCAAGGTCGAGACCCACAACCATCCCTCTGCCATCGAGCCCTACGGCGGTGCAGCCACGGGGCTCGGCGGCGTGATCCGCGACGTCCTCGGCACGGGCCTCGGCGCCCGGCCGATCGCCAACCTCGACGTGTTCTGCGTCGGCGACCCGGACACGCCCGCCGCCGCCCTGCCGCCGGGCGTGATCCCGCCGCGGCGGCTGCTGGCCGGCGTCGTCGCCGGCGTCCGCGACTACGGCAACCGCATGGGCATCCCCACGATCGCCGGGGCCGTGGCCTACGATCCTGGCTACCTCGGCAATCCGCTCGTGTTCTGCGGCACCGTCGGCATCATGCCGCGCGGCAATGCCGAGGCGGCCGTGCAGGCGGGCGACCTCGTCGTCGTGGCCGGCGGACGCACCGGTCGTGACGGCATCCACGGGGCGACCTTCTCCAGCATCGAGCTCTCGACCGCCAGCGAGAGCCAGTCCGGCGGCGCCGTCCAGATCGGCCATGCCATCAACGAGAAGATCCTCACCGACTTCGTCCTCGAGGCCTCGCGGCAGCGGCTCTTCAACGCCATCACCGACTGCGGCGCCGGCGGCCTGTCGAGCGCCGTCGGCGAGATGGCGGCCACGCTGGGCGCCGAGGTCGATCTCGATCGGGCCCCGCTCAAGTACGACGGCCTGTCGGCGACGGAAGTCTGGATCTCGGAGGCCCAGGAGCGCATGGTGCTCGCCGTACCCCCCGCGTCCTGGCCGCAGCTGGCCGCGGTGGCCGCCGCCGAGGGCGTGGAGGCGACGGCGATCGGCACCTTCACCGGCAGCGGCCGGATCGTGCTGCGCTGGCAGGGGGCGGTGGCGGGAGAACTCGACTGTGGCTTCCTGCACGAGGGCCGTCCGAAGCAGCGGCTGCGATCGCGATTCACGGCCGCCGTCGCCGAGCCGGCGATCTGGTCCGGAAAGGCGGATGGCGCCGCGGCCGTCGGCGCCTGCCTGCTCGACGTGCTCCGCCTTCCCGACGTCGCCAGCAAGGAATGGATCATCCGCCAGTACGACCACGAGGTGCAGGGCTGCTCGGTGCTCAAGCCGCTGCTCGGCCCCGGGGCCGGCCCGGCCGATGGCACGGTGGTTCGCGGCGTGCTCGGACGGAACCGGGGGATCGTGCTCGGGGTCGGCCTGCGGCACAGGCTCGGTCGCATCGATCCCTACCAGATGGCCGCCGGCGGCATCGTCGAGGCGATCGGCAACGTCGTCGCCGCGGGGGCGGATCCCGACCGGATCGCGCTCCTCGACAACTTCTGCTGGGGCGACACGCGCCGCGAGGAGTCGCTGGGCACGCTCGTGGAAGCCTGCCGCGCCTGCCACGACATGGCGCTGGCCTTCATGGCCCCGTTCGTGAGCGGCAAGGACAGCCTCAACAACGTCTTCGCCTGGACCGACGCTGCCGGTCGGCAGCAGGAACTCTCGATCCCGCCGACCCTCCTGGCAACGGCCGTCGGCCAGGTGAACGACGTGCGCGGCGTCGTGTCGCCCGACCTCAAGGCGGCGGGCAACCGGCTCGCCATCGTCGGCGCTACGCGGGCCGATCTCGTCGGCACGCAGCTCGAGCTCACGGGCCGCGTCCGCGGCGGCGGGCTGCCCACCGTCGAACCCGCGGCCTGCCGCGCCGCCTGGGCCGCACTGGCGGCGGCCCGTTCGGCGGGACTGCTCGCCGCCTGCCACGACTGTTCCGACGGCGGGCTGGCGGCGGCGGTCGCGGAGATGGCGATCGGCGGCGGCCGCGGCGCGTGGATCGAGCTCGCCCTCGTGCCCCGGGCCGGCACTGGCCCGTTCCCCGACCTGGCGCTGGCCTTCGCGGAAACGCCGGGCCGGTTCATCTGCGAGGTCCGCCCCGAGCACGGGCCGGCCTTCGCTGCACAGATGGACCGCATGGCGGGCGTCACCTGGGGCTGGATCGGCACGGTGGGTGCCGAGCCGGTCGTGGAGATCGTGGCCACTGACGGCAGCCTGGACACGCTGCCGGTCGACCGCCTCGCAGCGGCGTGGCGCAGGGAGGATCGCTGA
- a CDS encoding sodium:sulfate symporter encodes MPAEMLESLVAAWPAVLTAAVVVAVLGLLLFVQRSPDMVMIAGVVALLAGGVITPDEALKGMSNEGMITVAGLFVLAASLERTGALATLVDRALGRPQSLSAAQLRTMIAPGVASAFMNNTPVVALMVPAIRDWARKHRFPVSKLLMPMNAAVILGGLCTLIGTSTNVVVSGLYAAKTGSTLGMFDITWLGVPLFAAGLVYLVSARGLLKDRRPPMSQSDDPRQYSLEMLVEEGSPLVGRSIEEAGLRHLDNLFLMEIDRGGHVMAAVAPTERLEARDRLVFVGVIDSVVELQKIRGLRPATEQVFKLDDPRSERVLVEAVVSNTCPLLGRTIREGRFRSTYGAVVIAVARNGERLQMKIGDIALEPGDTLLLEAGPEFLDRQRSSRHFYLVSEVRDYSAPRHDRSWIALTALAGMVLAAAMELVPMVTAALVAAGVVVAVRCISSTEARRAIEWESLLLIAASFGLARAMEKTGLAAGVAEATISAAGNHPHIVLAALYLVTMLFTELMSNNAAAVLTFPIAWQTAADLGVNPMPFVMAITVAASCGFATPMGYQTNLMIYGPGGYKFGDYIRFGGPLNLLVMALTVILAPLIWPFGPPAR; translated from the coding sequence ATGCCCGCCGAAATGCTCGAGTCGCTCGTCGCCGCCTGGCCCGCCGTCCTCACCGCGGCGGTCGTCGTCGCCGTCCTCGGCCTCCTGCTGTTCGTGCAGCGGTCGCCCGACATGGTGATGATCGCCGGCGTCGTGGCGCTGCTGGCCGGGGGTGTGATCACGCCCGACGAGGCCCTCAAGGGCATGAGCAACGAGGGCATGATCACGGTCGCCGGCCTGTTCGTGCTGGCGGCCTCACTGGAGCGGACCGGAGCTCTGGCGACGCTCGTCGACCGGGCCCTCGGCCGGCCGCAGTCGCTCTCCGCCGCCCAGTTGCGGACGATGATCGCCCCCGGCGTGGCCTCGGCGTTCATGAACAACACCCCGGTCGTCGCCCTGATGGTCCCGGCGATCCGCGACTGGGCCCGCAAGCACCGCTTCCCGGTCTCCAAGCTGCTCATGCCGATGAACGCCGCCGTCATCCTCGGCGGCCTGTGCACGCTCATCGGCACCAGCACCAACGTCGTCGTCAGCGGCTTGTATGCGGCGAAGACCGGCTCCACGCTGGGGATGTTCGACATCACCTGGCTGGGCGTGCCCCTGTTCGCAGCCGGGCTCGTGTACCTCGTCAGCGCCCGCGGGCTGCTCAAGGACCGGCGGCCGCCGATGAGCCAGAGCGACGACCCGCGCCAGTACTCCCTGGAGATGCTCGTCGAGGAGGGGAGCCCGCTCGTCGGCCGTTCGATCGAGGAGGCGGGCCTGCGGCACCTCGACAACCTGTTCCTGATGGAGATCGACCGCGGCGGCCACGTGATGGCGGCGGTGGCCCCGACCGAGCGGCTCGAGGCACGGGACAGGCTCGTGTTCGTGGGCGTCATCGACTCGGTCGTCGAGCTGCAGAAGATCCGCGGCCTGCGGCCGGCCACCGAGCAGGTGTTCAAGCTCGACGACCCGCGTTCGGAACGGGTGCTGGTGGAGGCGGTGGTGTCGAACACCTGCCCGCTGCTCGGCCGCACGATCCGCGAGGGCAGGTTCCGTTCGACGTACGGCGCGGTGGTGATCGCCGTGGCCCGCAACGGCGAGCGGCTGCAGATGAAGATCGGCGACATCGCGCTGGAGCCCGGCGACACGCTGCTCCTCGAGGCCGGCCCGGAATTTCTCGACCGGCAGCGGTCGAGCCGCCACTTCTACCTCGTCAGCGAGGTCCGCGACTATTCCGCACCCCGGCACGACCGCTCGTGGATCGCCCTCACGGCGCTGGCCGGCATGGTGCTGGCGGCCGCCATGGAGCTCGTGCCGATGGTCACGGCGGCGCTGGTCGCGGCCGGCGTCGTGGTCGCCGTGCGCTGCATCTCCTCGACGGAGGCGCGGCGGGCGATCGAATGGGAATCGCTGCTCCTCATCGCCGCCAGCTTCGGCCTCGCCCGGGCGATGGAGAAGACCGGGCTGGCCGCGGGTGTCGCCGAGGCCACGATCTCGGCGGCGGGGAATCATCCGCACATCGTCCTCGCGGCGCTGTACCTGGTGACGATGTTGTTCACCGAGCTGATGAGCAACAACGCGGCGGCCGTGCTCACCTTCCCGATCGCCTGGCAGACCGCCGCCGACCTCGGCGTCAACCCGATGCCATTCGTGATGGCGATCACCGTCGCCGCGAGCTGCGGCTTCGCCACCCCGATGGGCTACCAGACGAACCTGATGATTTACGGCCCGGGAGGCTACAAGTTCGGCGATTACATCCGCTTCGGGGGGCCGCTCAACCTCCTCGTGATGGCCCTGACGGTCATCCTCGCCCCGCTGATCTGGCCGTTCGGCCCGCCGGCACGGTGA
- the cysC gene encoding adenylyl-sulfate kinase — translation MVDVRWHEPAVSRADRERAAGHKGCVLWFTGLSGCGKSTLANAVDRRLHARGLRSFVLDGDNVRHGLNAAPALLVDRHGAEFATRFGLGFGPADREENIRRIGAVAELFVQAGVITLTAFISPYRRDRDAVRRMLPAGDFVEVFVTAPLEVCERRDPKGLYKKARAGELPGFTGIDAPYEEPAAPELVVDTTSAPPDELAGQVLAWLEAAGKIPGDRG, via the coding sequence GTGGTCGATGTCCGTTGGCACGAGCCCGCGGTCAGCCGTGCCGACCGCGAGCGGGCGGCGGGGCACAAGGGCTGCGTGCTCTGGTTCACCGGCCTGTCGGGCTGCGGCAAGAGCACGCTGGCCAATGCCGTGGACCGCCGGCTCCATGCCCGCGGGCTGCGGAGCTTCGTACTCGACGGCGACAACGTGCGGCACGGCCTGAACGCCGCGCCGGCGCTGCTCGTCGATCGACATGGCGCGGAGTTCGCCACCCGCTTCGGCCTCGGCTTCGGCCCGGCCGACCGCGAGGAGAACATCCGCCGGATCGGGGCGGTCGCGGAACTCTTCGTGCAGGCGGGGGTGATCACGCTGACGGCCTTCATCAGCCCCTACCGCCGCGACCGCGATGCGGTGCGCCGGATGCTTCCCGCGGGGGACTTCGTCGAGGTCTTCGTCACGGCTCCCCTGGAGGTCTGCGAGCGTCGTGATCCCAAGGGGCTGTACAAAAAGGCCCGGGCGGGTGAGCTGCCGGGCTTCACCGGCATCGACGCCCCCTATGAGGAGCCCGCCGCGCCGGAACTGGTGGTCGACACGACGTCGGCACCCCCCGACGAGCTGGCGGGGCAGGTGCTCGCCTGGCTGGAGGCGGCCGGTAAGATTCCGGGCGACCGCGGCTGA
- a CDS encoding quinone oxidoreductase: MKAAFIRGVGPPAVIRCEVLPDPVPGPRQALVRVRAASVNPIDTAIRSGAVAMALPFPYVVGCDLAGEVVAVGAEVDRLRPGMRVWGSNQGVLGRQGTTAEFAVVDERWLYKTPAGVPDRQAAAAALVSITAHLGLVGRAALRPGETIFVNGASGGVGSAVVQIARILGARVLGSAGSEAKRAALLRLGAEAAFDYRQPDLAEAVREAATGGVDVFWETQREPDFDRAVSMLADRGRMIVMAGRDARPVFPVGPFYVKGCSLLGFVMYKADAREQAAAAADINRWLAAGRLAVPIDRVLPLAATAEAHALQEAATIGRSGALAGKIVIDPDQ; the protein is encoded by the coding sequence ATGAAAGCAGCCTTCATCAGGGGCGTCGGACCGCCGGCTGTCATCCGCTGCGAGGTGCTGCCGGACCCGGTGCCCGGTCCGCGACAGGCTCTGGTCCGTGTCCGGGCCGCCAGTGTCAATCCGATCGACACCGCCATCCGCTCGGGGGCCGTGGCGATGGCGCTGCCGTTCCCGTACGTGGTCGGCTGCGATCTCGCCGGGGAAGTGGTCGCCGTCGGCGCCGAAGTCGATCGCCTGCGGCCCGGGATGCGGGTCTGGGGATCGAATCAGGGAGTCCTCGGCAGGCAGGGAACGACGGCCGAGTTCGCCGTCGTCGATGAACGGTGGCTCTACAAGACACCCGCCGGCGTCCCGGATCGGCAGGCGGCGGCCGCCGCCCTGGTGTCGATCACCGCCCACCTCGGGCTCGTCGGCCGGGCGGCCCTGCGGCCGGGCGAGACGATCTTCGTCAACGGCGCCTCGGGAGGCGTCGGATCGGCCGTCGTGCAGATCGCGCGGATCCTCGGGGCCCGGGTCCTGGGCAGCGCCGGTTCGGAGGCCAAGCGGGCGGCCCTCCTCAGGCTCGGTGCCGAGGCGGCCTTCGACTACCGGCAGCCCGACCTCGCGGAGGCCGTTCGCGAGGCGGCGACCGGCGGCGTCGACGTGTTCTGGGAGACGCAGCGCGAGCCCGATTTCGACCGGGCCGTGTCGATGCTCGCCGACCGGGGCCGGATGATCGTGATGGCCGGCAGAGATGCCCGGCCGGTGTTCCCGGTCGGGCCGTTCTACGTCAAGGGCTGCAGCCTCCTCGGCTTCGTGATGTACAAGGCCGATGCCCGCGAGCAGGCGGCGGCCGCGGCCGACATCAATCGCTGGCTCGCCGCGGGCCGCCTCGCCGTGCCGATCGACCGCGTCCTGCCGCTGGCGGCCACGGCGGAGGCGCACGCCCTGCAGGAGGCTGCGACGATCGGCCGCAGCGGTGCGCTCGCCGGAAAGATCGTGATCGATCCGGACCAGTAA
- the tyrA gene encoding prephenate dehydrogenase: protein MAIVGVGLIGGSVGRALRDRGLARRVVGIGRSTASLAEARRHGAITEATIDVARVAEADLVVLATGVAALPKLLDAVDAAVRPGTLITDTGSTKASVVAGWERRRRSRRGRFVGAHPLAGSHRRGAAAADATLFAGRVTVVTPASATPPEDVADAGGFWSALGSTVFVMPPREHDRILAATSHAPHLIAAAIAAATPAAGRRFTAGGWRDTTRIAAGDPGLWADILLDNAGPVAAATRRIATLAERMVRAIEAGDRRRLVAILERAKEERDAVGS, encoded by the coding sequence GTGGCGATCGTGGGGGTGGGCCTGATCGGTGGCTCGGTCGGCCGGGCCCTTCGCGACCGCGGGCTGGCCCGGCGGGTCGTCGGCATCGGCCGATCGACTGCATCGCTCGCCGAGGCCCGCCGCCACGGCGCCATCACCGAGGCCACGATCGACGTGGCCCGCGTCGCCGAGGCGGATCTGGTGGTCCTCGCGACGGGCGTGGCGGCGCTACCGAAACTGCTCGACGCGGTCGATGCCGCCGTCCGGCCCGGGACCCTGATCACCGACACCGGGAGCACGAAGGCCTCGGTCGTCGCGGGCTGGGAACGACGGCGACGCTCGCGGCGCGGTCGGTTCGTCGGCGCCCATCCGCTCGCCGGCAGCCATCGCCGCGGAGCGGCGGCCGCCGATGCGACGCTGTTCGCCGGGCGGGTGACGGTGGTGACCCCGGCATCCGCGACGCCTCCCGAAGACGTCGCGGATGCGGGAGGCTTCTGGTCGGCGCTGGGGTCCACCGTGTTCGTCATGCCACCGCGCGAGCATGACCGGATCCTCGCGGCCACCAGTCACGCGCCCCACCTGATCGCGGCGGCGATCGCGGCGGCCACGCCCGCGGCGGGACGGCGGTTCACCGCGGGGGGCTGGCGCGACACGACGCGGATCGCCGCCGGTGATCCCGGCCTGTGGGCCGACATCCTCCTCGACAATGCCGGTCCTGTTGCGGCGGCGACCCGCCGGATCGCGACGCTCGCCGAGCGGATGGTCCGCGCCATCGAGGCCGGCGACCGGCGCCGGCTCGTCGCTATTCTCGAGCGTGCCAAGGAGGAACGCGATGCTGTGGGAAGTTGA
- the rpdD gene encoding RNA polymerase sigma factor, with product MYDSLLDELEDDVVSTPREVEDLTEKVVDAEEGDADLLVEDGDAAILPEGEIEAEAEAEVDASADGEEMLTEQVENWSDDPVRMYLTQMGEIPLLTRAQEIYLARQIETTRAQFRAKLLECEYVCQQAFRVLARVHRGELPFDRTVQVSVTDRLEKEQILGRLPHNLRTLEVLIRQNKSDYRIALSKKRRMAERREAWARLGRRRRCCVRLVEELGLRTQRIEATIPTLEGFLARIRELRQKIDAHKRSKQPPSARQKMIDEYRTILKSCQETPRSLQRRVEEIRRIFARYQRAKRGLSEGNLRLVVSIAKKYRNRGLSFLDLIQEGNAGLMRAVDKFEYRRGFKFCTYATWWIRQAITRAVADQSRTIRIPVHMVETMSRVRNVARQLLQEYGREPTIEEIATRAGTPVDETRRVTAMSRYPISLDRPVGNSEDSHFGDLLPDTGAENPAVGAAQEMLRNRIAKVLKSLSYREREIIKLRYGLGDGYSYTLEEVGHIFKVTRERIRQIEAKAVRKLQAPARSEELSGFLD from the coding sequence TTGTACGATTCGCTGCTGGATGAACTCGAAGACGACGTCGTTTCCACTCCCCGGGAGGTCGAGGACCTGACCGAGAAGGTCGTCGATGCCGAGGAGGGGGATGCCGATCTGCTGGTCGAGGACGGCGATGCCGCCATCCTGCCCGAGGGGGAGATCGAGGCCGAGGCGGAGGCCGAGGTCGATGCTTCGGCCGACGGCGAGGAGATGCTCACCGAGCAGGTCGAGAACTGGTCCGACGACCCGGTGCGGATGTACCTCACGCAGATGGGAGAGATCCCGCTCCTGACGCGGGCCCAGGAGATCTACCTCGCCCGCCAGATCGAGACCACCCGGGCCCAGTTCCGCGCCAAGCTGCTGGAGTGCGAGTATGTCTGTCAGCAGGCGTTTCGCGTCCTGGCACGGGTCCATCGCGGCGAACTCCCCTTCGATCGCACGGTGCAGGTCTCGGTGACCGATCGTCTGGAGAAGGAGCAGATTCTCGGCCGGCTGCCGCATAACCTGCGGACGCTCGAGGTGCTCATTCGCCAAAACAAGTCCGACTACCGGATCGCCCTTTCCAAGAAGCGGCGCATGGCGGAGCGCCGCGAGGCCTGGGCACGGCTCGGCCGCCGGCGCCGGTGCTGCGTCCGGCTCGTCGAGGAGCTCGGCCTGCGAACGCAGCGAATCGAGGCCACGATCCCGACGCTGGAAGGCTTCCTGGCGCGGATCCGCGAGCTGCGGCAGAAGATCGACGCCCACAAGCGGTCGAAGCAGCCGCCATCGGCCCGGCAGAAGATGATCGACGAGTACCGCACGATCCTCAAGTCGTGCCAGGAGACCCCGCGCAGCCTGCAGCGCCGCGTGGAGGAGATCCGCAGGATCTTCGCCCGCTACCAGCGGGCCAAGCGCGGCCTCTCCGAGGGCAACCTCCGGCTCGTCGTCTCGATCGCGAAGAAGTATCGCAACCGCGGCCTGTCGTTCCTCGACCTGATCCAGGAGGGCAACGCCGGCCTGATGCGGGCCGTCGACAAGTTCGAATACCGCCGCGGCTTCAAGTTCTGCACCTACGCGACGTGGTGGATCCGCCAGGCGATCACCCGTGCGGTCGCCGACCAGAGCCGGACGATCCGCATCCCGGTCCACATGGTGGAGACGATGTCGCGGGTCCGGAACGTGGCCCGGCAACTGCTCCAGGAGTACGGCCGCGAGCCGACGATCGAGGAGATCGCCACCCGCGCCGGCACGCCCGTCGACGAGACCCGGAGGGTGACGGCGATGAGCCGCTATCCCATCAGCCTCGACCGCCCGGTGGGCAACAGTGAGGACAGCCACTTCGGCGACCTGCTCCCCGACACCGGCGCCGAGAATCCGGCCGTCGGCGCTGCTCAGGAGATGCTCCGCAACCGGATCGCCAAGGTGCTCAAGTCGCTTTCCTACCGGGAGCGCGAGATCATCAAGCTGCGATACGGCCTCGGCGACGGCTACAGCTACACGCTCGAGGAGGTGGGACACATCTTCAAGGTGACCCGCGAGCGGATCCGGCAGATCGAGGCCAAGGCCGTCCGCAAGCTGCAGGCTCCGGCACGCAGCGAGGAGCTCTCGGGCTTCCTCGACTGA
- the pfaS gene encoding phosphoribosylformylglycinamidine synthase: MLAPRALILRAPGTNCDHETAHAFERAGGLARRLHVRALGERPALADDFQILCIPGGFSYGDDIASGRIFALELRLRLGDALTRFRDRGGLVLGICNGFQVLVQTGLLLADPQTGRPRAALAHNHSGRFIDRWVRLHAVAGRCPFLQGVTDLELPVAHGEGRFVTRSAADYAALDAAGQFVLRYAADEAGRSTNPNGAEGDVAGVCDETGRVLGLMPHPERFIEATQHPAWAGRLDPAGAGAGLALFANAIKAVS, translated from the coding sequence ATGCTCGCACCCCGTGCCCTGATCCTCCGTGCCCCCGGCACCAACTGCGACCACGAGACGGCGCACGCGTTCGAGCGGGCCGGCGGCCTGGCCCGCCGGCTCCACGTCCGCGCCCTCGGCGAACGCCCCGCACTGGCCGACGACTTCCAGATCCTCTGCATCCCCGGCGGCTTCTCGTACGGCGACGACATCGCCAGCGGACGGATCTTTGCCCTCGAACTGCGGCTGCGCCTCGGCGACGCTCTCACCAGGTTTCGCGATCGGGGCGGCCTCGTGCTCGGCATCTGCAACGGCTTCCAGGTGCTGGTGCAGACCGGCCTCCTCCTCGCCGACCCGCAGACCGGCCGCCCCCGGGCGGCACTGGCCCACAATCACTCCGGCCGGTTCATCGACCGCTGGGTTCGGCTCCACGCCGTGGCCGGCCGCTGCCCGTTCCTGCAGGGCGTCACCGACCTCGAGCTCCCCGTCGCCCACGGCGAGGGCCGGTTCGTCACCCGCTCGGCAGCCGACTATGCGGCGCTCGACGCCGCGGGCCAGTTCGTGCTCCGCTACGCCGCCGACGAGGCTGGCCGATCGACGAACCCCAACGGGGCCGAGGGGGACGTCGCCGGCGTCTGCGATGAGACGGGCCGGGTGCTCGGGCTCATGCCCCATCCGGAGCGGTTCATCGAGGCCACGCAGCATCCGGCCTGGGCCGGCCGACTCGACCCGGCGGGGGCCGGCGCAGGGCTCGCCCTGTTCGCCAACGCGATCAAGGCCGTCTCCTGA